The proteins below are encoded in one region of Telopea speciosissima isolate NSW1024214 ecotype Mountain lineage chromosome 10, Tspe_v1, whole genome shotgun sequence:
- the LOC122644242 gene encoding CBL-interacting serine/threonine-protein kinase 4-like has protein sequence MHSPAGPTAATTTTTTTSSSDVLLGKYRLGRLLGRGSFAKVNYARSLADGSDLAVKVIDKTKIINTTMEPRVINEVSVMRRLRHPNIIRIHEVMATKSKMYLVIEYARGGELLSKISRRQRFTEPVARRYFQQLVFALQFCHTNGIAHRDLKPQNLLLDDQGNLKVSDFGLSSLPEQLKDGLLHTACGTPAYTAPEVVGRKGYDGTKADAWSCGVILFVFLAGFLPFDDSNLAVMYQKIRRRDFQFPSWFSKPVRWVITRLLDPNPETRISIDALMEVGWFKKSLQSKDQNQNHQIQTLFDLQLTMSPEKGSMSAFDIISMSSGLDLSGLFEGRRKWAKRFTSMIESAERIVERVTEVGKKLGYTVERRKKSVIGLGKERMGLLIEVLEVAPSLFMVQVRVGSGEGGVELVELQWGELKVELEDIVLAWHNDAV, from the coding sequence ATGCATTCTCCGGCGGGACCAACCGCcgccaccacgaccaccaccactactagcagCTCCGATGTCTTGCTAGGTAAGTATCGCCTGGGTCGCCTTCTCGGCCGTGGCAGCTTCGCTAAGGTGAATTACGCTCGGTCTCTTGCCGATGGTTCCGATTTGGCCGTGAAGGTAATCGACAAGACAAAAATCATCAACACCACCATGGAACCTCGCGTGATTAACGAAGTCTCTGTAATGCGTCGACTTCGACACCCAAACATCATTAGAATCCATGAAGTCATGGCTACAAAATCGAAGATGTATTTAGTCATTGAGTACGCCAGAGGCGGTGAGTTACTCTCCAAGATTTCCCGGCGTCAACGTTTCACCGAACCTGTCGCTCGCCGCTATTTCCAACAACTAGTCTTTGCTCTTCAATTCTGTCACACAAATGGCATCGCTCACCGAGATCTCAAGCCCCAAAACCTTCTCCTTGACGATCAGGGCAACCTTAAGGTCTCTGATTTcggtctctcttctctcccagaGCAATTGAAAGATGGGCTTCTTCACACGGCCTGCGGTACACCGGCATATACAGCCCCTGAAGTGGTCGGACGGAAAGGCTACGACGGGACCAAGGCAGATGCTTGGTCCTGTGGTGTTATCCTCTTCGTCTTCCTCGCCGGATTCCTCCCTTTCGACGATTCAAATCTTGCCGTCATGTACCAGAAGATTCGCCGCCGGGATTTTCAGTTTCCGTCGTGGTTTTCAAAACCGGTGAGGTGGGTGATCACTCGGCTGCTTGACCCAAATCCTGAGACCCGCATCAGTATCGACGCTCTAATGGAAGTGGGTTGGTTCAAGAAATCGTTGCAATCGAAGGATCAGAATCAGAACCATCAGATACAAACCCTTTTCGATTTGCAGCTAACAATGTCGCCGGAAAAAGGTTCGATGAGCGCTTTTGATATAATATCGATGTCGTCTGGATTGGATTTATCGGGGTTGTTTGAAGGGAGGAGGAAGTGGGCAAAGAGATTTACATCAATGATAGAGTCAGCAGAGAGGATTGTGGAGAGAGTGACGGAGGTTGGGAAGAAATTAGGATATACAgtagagagaaggaagaaaagtgTGATTGGGTTGGGGAAGGAGAGGATGGGATTGTTGATAGAGGTGTTGGAAGTAGCACCTTCATTGTTTATGGTACAAGTGAGAGTGGGAAGTGGGGAAGGAGGAGTAGAGTTGGTGGAGTTGCAGTGGGGAGAGCTGAAAGTGGAGCTTGAAGACATAGTTCTTGCCTGGCACAATGATGCTGTCTGA
- the LOC122641665 gene encoding pentatricopeptide repeat-containing protein At3g23020-like — protein sequence MFGKLQHLDVSHFHVLCSTKNSENVGVSVLPLDGVESVKKKRDEKLFENLVVTSKRNGGIYRKTHNRRTEDIRKPVAENPSSVKKPDEGKRRKIEDFERPENRRSGADKISPDHGNSSHAKMWTKCSVKWASYGGRIPLILQTLETVKDLDEALRPWVESLNNKERSIILKVQSSWERALEIFEWFKRKGCYELNVIHYNIMFWILGKARRWNQIESLWDEMETRKVIPTNSTYGTLIDVYSKGGLKEEALLWLEMMNKQGMEPDEVTMGIVVQTYKKAGEFEKAEQFFKKWSSGKGTNDGGRTAMASAINSSANQPITSFSSYTYNNLIDNYGKAGQLKEASDTFTRMLREGIVPNTVTFNTMIHIYGNHGLLEEVTSLMRKMEEFQCPPDTRTYNILISLHAKHDNISIAASYFAKMKEAFLEPDPVSYRTLLYTFSLRHMVWEAETLVCEMDKRGLQIDEFTQSALIRMYIDTGMLKQSWSWFERFHLRGKMTSECYSANIDAYGERGHTLEAEKVFICYQERNKLSVLEFNVMIKAYGIAGKYDRACQLFDSMENHRVFPDICSYSSLIQILSSADLPQKAILYVRKMQEAGLVTDCIPYCAVISSFAKLGLLEMAEGLFKEMIAFGVKPDVVVFGVLINAFADVGSIEEAMRYVDAMRNAGFHGNAVIYNSLMKLYTKVGYLQEAQEIYMLLRSSEAGPDMYPSNCMIHLYSERRMVRQAEEIFEYLKQRGDANEFSFAMMLCMYRGIGRFEEAVKVAHKMRELGLLTEVLSYNNVISLYAMDGRLKEAVETFQEMMKSGIQPDDSTFKSLGVVLLKCGVPKEAVCKLEVARMKDAQTGLNSWLSSLCSILGVNNDP from the coding sequence ATGTTTGGAAAGCTCCAGCATTTAGATGTTAGTCATTTTCACGTTCTATGTTCCACAAAGAATTCGGAGAATGTTGGTGTGTCCGTATTGCCATTAGACGGAGTTGAATCTgttaagaaaaagagagatgagaAACTGTTTGAAAATTTGGTTGTCACGAGCAAGAGAAATGGCGGGATTTACAGAAAGACCCATAACAGAAGAACTGAAGATATACGCAAACCTGTTGCAGAAAATCCAAGTTCAGTTAAAAAACCAgatgaagggaagagaaggaaaattgAGGATTTTGAGAGACCTGaaaataggagaagtggtgCAGATAAAATCAGTCCAGATCATGGGAATTCTTCCCATGCGAAGATGTGGACCAAGTGTTCGGTAAAATGGGCCAGTTATGGAGGACGCATTCCATTGATCTTGCAAACTCTAGAAACTGTTAAAGATTTGGATGAGGCATTGAGGCCATGGGTGGAGAGCCTCAATAACAAGGAGAGGAGCATTATTCTCAAGGTGCAGTCCAGTTGGGAAAGAGCTCTTGAGATCTTTGAGTGGTTCAAGAGAAAAGGTTGCTATGAATTGAATGTGATTCACTATAACATCATGTTTTGGATTCTGGGGAAAGCACGGAGATGGAACCAAATTGAGAGCCTCTGGGATGAAATGGAGACCAGAAAAGTAATACCCACAAACTCTACCTATGGAACATTGATTGATGTTTACAGCAAAGGTGGTCTCAAGGAAGAAGCACTTCTTTGGCTGGAAATGATGAACAAGCAAGGGATGGAACCTGATGAGGTAACCATGGGGATTGTGGTCCAAACCTACAAGAAGGCAGGAGAGTTTGAAAAGGCTGAGCAGTTCTTTAAGAAGTGGTCATCTGGTAAAGGAACGAATGATGGAGGAAGAACTGCCATGGCTAGTGCTATAAACAGTTCTGCAAATCAACCTATTACCTCTTTCAGCTCATACACATATAACAACCTGATTGACAATTACGGGAAGGCTGGCCAACTTAAGGAAGCATCTGATACATTCACTCGGATGCTAAGGGAAGGGATTGTCCCAAACACGGTGACTTTCAATACAATGATTCACATCTATGGGAACCATGGCCTGTTAGAAGAAGTGACTTCCTTGATGCGTAAGATGGAAGAATTCCAATGCCCTCCGGATACAAGAACATATAACATTCTTATTTCTCTCCATGCAAAGCATGATAACATTTCCATTGCAGCAAGTTACTTTGCAAAGATGAAGGAGGCTTTCCTTGAGCCAGACCCTGTGAGCTACCGTACCCTCTTGTATACATTTTCTCTAAGACATATGGTTTGGGAAGCTGAAACCCTTGTCTGTGAGATGGATAAGCGAGGTCTCCAGATTGATGAGTTCACCCAGTCGGCTCTTATTAGAATGTACATTGATACTGGTATGCTCAAGCAGTCATGgtcttggtttgagaggtttcaTCTGAGGGGGAAGATGACTTCTGAGTGCTATTCTGCCAACATTGATGCATATGGAGAGCGGGGCCACACTTTGGAAGCTGAGAAAGTTTTCATTTGTTACCAAGAAAGGAACAAGTTAAGTGTCCTTGAGTTCAATGTGATGATCAAAGCATATGGAATAGCAGGAAAATATGATCGGGCATGTCAACTGTTCGACAGTATGGAGAATCACAGGGTTTTCCCCGACATATGCAGTTATAGTTCTCTTATACAAATTTTATCCAGTGCTGACCTACCTCAAAAAGCAATACTCTATGTCAGGAAGATGCAGGAAGCAGGATTGGTAACTGACTGCATCCCTTACTGTGCGGTGATCTCAAGCTTTGCAAAGCTAGGCCTGTTGGAAATGGCAGAAGGACTATTCAAAGAGATGATTGCATTTGGGGTAAAACCCGATGTTGTTGTTTTTGGTGTCTTGATAAATGCTTTTGCTGATGTTGGAAGCATTGAAGAAGCTATGAGATATGTTGATGCAATGAGAAATGCAGGTTTCCATGGGAATGCAGTTATCTATAACTCTTTGATGAAGCTGTATACCAAAGTAGGATACTTGCAAGAAGCACAAGAAATCTACATGCTGCTTCGATCATCTGAGGCAGGTCCGGACATGTACCCATCCAATTGTATGATCCATCTCTACAGCGAACGTAGAATGGTTAGACAGGCAGAAGAAATTTTTGAGTACTTGAAACAGAGAGGAGATGCAAATGAATTCTCCTTTGCAATGATGTTGTGTATGTACAGAGGAATCGGAAGGTTTGAAGAAGCAGTCAAGGTTGCACACAAGATGCGAGAACTGGGACTCTTAACTGAAGTGCTGAGTTATAATAATGTGATTAGTTTATATGCAATGGATGGGAGATTGAAGGAAGCAGTGGAAACGTTTCAGGAGATGATGAAATCAGGCATCCAACCTGATGATTCTACATTCAAATCACTTGGGGTTGTTCTGCTGAAATGTGGAGTGCCAAAGGAAGCTGTTTGTAAGCTGGAAGTAGCAAGGATGAAGGATGCTCAGACTGGTTTGAattcatggttgtcaagtctCTGCTCTATTTTAGGGGTCAATAATGATCCTTGA